GGTGGAGATACATGAAGCCGTAATTCCAATCTGGCAAGTTACAAGATAGCTACACAGGCATCTGTATTACAGCACTCGCAGCTTTAATATTTGTTTTGTGGAGCTTGTTGCATACTTGCATATTGCAAAACTTTGCGCAATAAAAAATTTGTTCCTAGGGAAATTAACCAGTGAAATTTGTTCCTAGGGAAATTTGTTCTATTTTTTCTAGGGAAATTTGTAATATGCAAGTATGCAACAAGTGTAGGGGTTGTGCCCAATGGTCAAAAACAGTAATTGGAAAAACAATTACTGTTTTTGTGCCCAATGGTCAAAAACAGTAATATGCAAGTATAAAAAATTTGTTCCTAGGGAAATTTGTTCTattttttcaaaccaaaaataCTTGCCCAATTAACAAAAAGTAGCATTATCCTGACGCAATAAAAATCCTAGCCCTTTCTCCATTTCCAGTGTAGGGGTTGTGCCCAATGGTCAAAAACAGTAATTGTGAATTTATAGGTTTGAAAGAATTGAATATGGCAGTATGGGAGTGTTAATATTTTCAGGCCTTGGATGCGAAACTGTGAAGTTATAATTACTAGCAAAAAGAATAATATTGAAAAATTGGATCAATCAATAAGTACTAAATCCATAGATTGAATGAAAtataactaaaatattaaaactaGATCAATCTAGAAGAGAAGGGAGAATTGAGAAAGTACCTGTAATTTGGAAAACAAAGATGGCTGGAGAACCTTATCAGCTGGCCAAGAGAAATTTTTGAAAAAGAGTTTGTTGCGCACAAAAGAGTGGATCAGGCAGAGATTTTCTGGAAACGAAGGGAAATAGTTTCCATCAGATGGAAATTGTTTTCAATCAGAACTTTCTTATCTTGCCCAAACAAAATAAAGGAAATGAAGAAGCGCTCTTCAGGAATATAATTTCCGATTTTCCTCGTACAAACAGAGCCCAACTCTTTCTGAAGAAATGTAGGAGCTTTTCATGCTCCTGGTTTCCTATGACAGCAATGGGTTGTCAGATCCTAATACATGGGGTGTTAAAATAATAACATGCAGTTATTCAATGCTGCACTTGTGCCATCTTCCCTGATACTCAGCAAAAGATGTTTCAGCGAAAGATGGTCTTTATTTTGATATGAAGCAAAAGACACTAAAAGGGTGGGCACACAACTCTAGTGACGCTACTTCCAGCTCAAGAAATATTATGGCTGGACAAATTATACAGTTGCTGTTAAGAAAAATGCGCTTCATACAGACGCAGTCAGAAATAAGAGCTGTGACACGCAGTAAAATTGGAAAGAGTAAACAAACTTGTCCATGCAACACTATGTGCTCTGCTCTGGGATAAAAAGGAAAACATTCCAGAACAATTGACTTGCAATATCAAGGATAGATGCAACAAATAAGTTAGAAAAAATAATTTAGCAGCAACACATCTAAATTATCTAGTCATTGCTATCGAATGAACTCCTTGATACACATTACATTTGTCATACTAAGAAGCTCAAAGTTCAAGAATGTACATGGAAGAAGTTCAataattcattttaattagcatAGAGTTCAAAAGAATAGGTAATGGccaattataaatataactcCACACTCTACAGGATTGGCAGAATACAGTTATCGAATGCTACATGATGCAGTCTATGGAAAATTCCATAATAATGATCAACAGACAAATCCTAAAACCAACTCAGGGTTATGATACAAAGGCTCCATCATGCAGAaacataataataaaatattgaaaGCACAGACGTCAAGGCATAGaaccaaaaagaaaataacCTCAGCAATGGGTGGCCTTTCCTTGTCTAagaaagcaaataaaatattctaTAAATCAAAGAAGTTTTAAACAACGACTAAAAACAACTCTGCGACACAAGGGAAGTATTAAGGAAATCGTCTCAACAAAATTTaccatattttatttatttataaaacattCATACACATTTTTTTCACACAAAGTTATCTCACAGTACACAAACAACAAAAAGTACATAAAATACAAGTGTCTCACCAACCATCTTCATCTCCTTCTAAAGCAGTCTGCAAAAAAATCCTACACTGCTTGAGACCTTGAGTTTAAACTTCAGTTATGGATACATCTTTACTTTTGTCAGGAAGGACAAAGTGCTCAAGCTCTGCCTTCTCGAGCTTTACATCCTCAGATACAAGTACGACTACATCTGCATGTTTTTCAGTGTGATCATTGCTTTTCGTCACCACCTCCTTCATCTTCCCTGTCTGAACTGTGGAAGAGGCACCCTGAACTTCTTTGACTGTGTCGACCAATGCACGGTTCTTATCCTCTGCCTCTTTGATCTGACTCAAGAGGTTGACCTTTTCAATAAGAAGGGCTTCTATCTTTCCCTCAACCTTTCCCAGCTTCTTCTTTAGCTTCTCAAGATCCTTGACATTGCCACCTTCCTCGTCCTTTTTACTcttttccttcttcttctttttcttctctttcttctgCTCCTCCTCGTCAATATCCTCCAAATCTTTGTCACTAGTTATATCCCTAGATGCAATTTCATCCTTACACTTCTGatcatcctttgattttttcttatctttctttttttccttCTTGTCCTCAATGTCTTCTGCTGATTCATCTTCTACATGAGACTCGCCTTTCAGCTTCTTatctttcttcaatttcttttttccttctacttcctccgttttccTTTCTGCTTCAGATTCTCCCTCTGACTTATCCCCAACCTTATGCTTTTTCTtgtctttctttttctctttctttccttCCTTTTTGTCCTGCTGCTCTTCTGCTTCTTCTGCAAAATCTCTTGTTTTCTCATACTCGGATTTATTCTTCAGCTTatctttcttattttctttctcCCCATCCTCCTTTGACCCTGCCTCATCCTTAGTTTCCCTTTCTATGTCTTTACTTTTATGCTTCTTATCTTTCTTTTCGCTGTTCCCCTCTTCCTCTGCAGATTTTTCCTTAGAGCTTTCCTTAATTTCACAGTTTTCCATGTTCgttttcttctctttcttcccTTTATCATCatccttcttttcctttttcttatttttcttgtCCTTTTCCTTCTCTTTTCCATGTTCTGACTGTACCTTAACCTCATCTTCAACCTCATGCTTCTTGTCTTCCTTCTCATTCTTCTTGTCTCCTTTCTTGTCTTTCTCCTTCGCTAGTTCTTCCTCTGATCCTTCTGCTTCCTCATGCTCGACTTCCTTATCTTTCTTAGATTCATGCTTCTCTGACCCCTCAACAACCTCATCCTTCTTCTCCTTTTTTTCATCTTCACCTTTCGGCTTCTTATCTTTCTGTTTCTTCTTCATTTCCTTCTCCTTTTTCTCCTCTGATTCTTCCTTTGTTTTTCCATCCTGCTTATTcttattctttttcttctccttctccttgtGTTTTTCTTCATCCTTCTCTTTTTTCTTCTGTTCCTTTTCATCTTTTGTATTCACATTTCCATCTTCAGACACCTGAACTTCATCCTCCAGCTTCttgtctttctttttcttcttcttgtcTCCTTTCTTGTCTTTTTCCTTATCTAACTCTTCATCTGATTCTTCCGCTTTGTCATCTACATTCTCGGCtgccttttgcttcttctcAACTTTCTTttctgctttaattttcttgccATCCTCTTTTTCCTTCTGTTTTTCATCCACAGACCTATCCTTCAACTCatcttctttctcttctttctttttccttttcttgtcCTTATCATTTTCGATTACCTGCTGTTGCACTGATTCTTCTTTTAGATCTTCCGTCTTCAGTTGCtcaattttcttttccttattaTTCGTACTATCCATCTCATTACTCTCCACTTTCTTTACTCGTACAGAATCACCAATATTCTTCTCCTGTCCATTATCCATTATTTCTTCATTTTCTAGTTCACATTTATTACTCTTTTCCACTTTACCTGTTTCTTCTACTTCAACATGTATTGGAATATCATACTCTTTCAAATTTTCTTTCTCTACAACATTGGTTTCTTCTTTGCACCGCAGTTCTTCTTTTTCAACCATAACGAAATCAGAGGCATCTCCCATTTTGATTTCCTGCAGGACAAGTCCACCAAACATCAATCTCAAATAGGTCAGCAACTTGTGAAATACTGACAGTTTCAAGTCAAACTGacagtttctttcttttttccaaaGGAGGAAGAGGATGACATTTCAAACGTACAAGAATCAATTCATCAACTGAAGTTTAAACAAACTCTAAACAACTAACATTGAAATAGAAAACAACTAGACATCCACCAAAATTCAGTAAGATTAAACACATTgatgtttatttttataattaacaagaagagagaaaatgcatataaagcaataaaattttaTCCGGTCTTGCCAAACCCACATAAACGTACACCATCAAATAGAGAGCCACACCATATCAACACGATAACACCACTGCAAGGGCTTCCCACATAAAAGGTGTACCAGTTCCTTATGATTGTAGAGGTTTTCTATTAGATTGACATTATTTCAAAAGACAGAAACATATACAATTCACTCAACAACGGACGCATCACGCATGTATACTTCAGGAAAAAATTGCTTCAAGAAGTCACTAAAAAACCATCTCTACTTCGAGAAATCTTCTCTGGATAGGGCACAGTTATAGATGACCAGAAAAGACAACCACATTTCCTCAAATTAGATATATGCAGGCTTGCCTAACAAAATTAATAAGGTTTTACATACTGCCCTGTCATAACCGCATCACATGTACCTCAAAGTTTCAATCCTAAACCTGACACTAATAAAAACATTCCAAGTTCAGGACAACCCTGAAATCATATCAGGATTCCTGGAAAAGCTGTCATATTTATAAGCAGTCGAGTAACGAGTAATTATCCAATAAGATGACATAATTTGGCCATCCAAGATGCAGCTGCTGCTTCAAAACTTGGGGGGATTTGTGTGTGTCTGTGCGTGTTGGGGGTTGGTGGGGGGAAGCAATTATACAACATCAGACCCACTTTCTAAGATCATTTCCACATTTTGCGATCAAACAACCCCAATCAATTTCAAAACTGTCCTCCTTGGAGGCTAGGAGCTATAATTTTGCTAACACGAAGTAAAAAGTTACCGCAAATTGTGCAATGATTCaagaaattcactataaaatcaggaaaaaatacagaaaaatcTACCACAGAATGTACCAACATGATCTAAATCCTGAATTTCAGACCGAAAAAAACCCAAATTGAAGAGCTAATCAACAGCATAAAACCTAATTGCAGAATTTCTATTAAAGATGAATACCCAAAATAAAAACtagcaattaaaattaaatcaaatcaaaaaccATGTCACGAACAATTCATAATCAATCATATAAAAAGATCATCAAAATTAGAAGTAACAATTTAATTCATCGTTATGTAAAAAGTTGaggaaagaaataaaaaatcaaacctTTTGAGCTTCTTCTTTGGTCATGGCTTTGGCTTTTGAGTTCTGATCGAAGATGAGAAATTGAGAGAGGACAGAGAAATCTAGAGGctttctaaaaatagtaatgaGAAACTATggtttatttatatatttgggTATGTAATAGTATGACTGGGGTTTGTACGTTTATAAGCTCACCGCTTTAAAGGATTGGATTTTAGAAAGGATAGACTGTTGCGTGGCACGTCAAGGACGATGCTGTCATCGAATTCGCGTACACAGTCGGTGACTGGAATAATACGGTTTCAATTCGGATTAATCATTAAAGTGACGCGGTAGAAAATTAGAATGTGGAATGCTCAACGTCGGCAGGGCTACATTAACACACGGTGTGCACGACATTTGTTAAATTCGGACAAAATATTATTATTGGTGATAGTGATATCACTCATTTATATGAACACTAGTTATTGATTTGCATCGATAAACAATAATCTATATCTAGTCTATTATTTAAAAAGGATAATCATAAATAATTAGATGATACGTGTCACTCTCATTTTTCAcccataaatttattttttgttttttaatttttccatTTTACATTTTCAACActacttcatcttcctcattcaaTACCAATTTTAAcaccatttaattcatatattcattcaacatctTCTAGCTACTCCATCTCTCTCTTTAACGCTCAATTttaattcaccatctaatttATACATTTTCTTAACTTTCAAATTTCATCTATATATAAAACCATATATTCCCACTAAAATCACAAACCATCAATAAAATTAGCAGTTTAAAAGACAGCTTAACAACACTATATAATTAGCCCGTTCATTGAACGGGTTCAAAAGCTAGTTAGTgattggttaagatggtaatgggAGTTACTCTCCAAACATAAGGTCAAAGTTCGTGAATGGTGTGGCGTAAAGAGAAGAGTACTACGTGTCTACGTGGCACATATACATTTTTCATAacgtttttttaatatattagtaatttATTATAGATGTTAATTAGTtgtattattatattatatttattataaatTAACAATGAATTGAGACGTTGGCAACTTTGACATCCTTTGTTATGGGAAAGTGAAGGGAAAATAAATTTAGGGTGCGTTATATTCACCTgatttcactacaagaatttgtatctttaacgacaacctaattacgacgggtcaaaaattccgtcgcaaaagccttttgcgacggggctaacaaccaatgaatgacgggaataaccgtcgcaaatgttttTTACGACGGGACGTTTACgatggatttacgacgggatttctattaacgacgacccccttttatgacgggttcgcgacagaaaatcccgtcgttaatcaacgattattggcctttcgcgacgggattttccgtcgttaatagtacaatttcttgtagtgttttcacttattattttatctgaacttattttatctgaatttaactgaacttaattgaacttatcaGAACTTGTTAAAACTtaccaaaacttattttagttataagttgTACTTAGTCAgcccttatttttcttaatttatcttatttgaacttattttttctgaaataagtggaaataaggtaaaCAAAATAGggtcttactttttttttttaggggcACAGGGTCTTACTTTTGAGAGAGAGGTTGAGTGTTACATAACTTTTTTCAAGTCTACTTTGGAAAGTTTTCAAGCACATTTTGctaataaaacatgataaatacttGGTTAGGTATTGTTCAAACTCGACTATTTCCTTCTATCACTCTTTAAAACATAGAAGTAAATTTTAAAGGTTACTTGAAAAGTAATAGAATCGGATAAACTATTTCCAATAAATACCATGATACGAATACGAACCATTCCTATATTCTAATTTAGCATCGATCTTCCTTCGCAAATATTCTAATTCCCTGTATCAAATTATCTACATCTGACATTAATGCTAATAATCCAAAACAGAGAAATAACAAAGAAACTGGAACTTTCGTCACACAAATCTCCATTGCATAACAATTTCCTTTCATTAATCCACAAAATTGACAAAAGAGAGAAGGACTTAAATAAAATATCACATGGTGTACAAAATTGAATTACGGGGTCTCACACAACAGTTTTACCTATTTTTCCGTTTTCAGATGGTAAGaaacaaattttaattattaattttaagtggtaaaatacaagttttagttttttaggtggtaaaaaataattttcaatttttttaggtggtaaaaaataatttatccaGTAATTAATACATCGCATTTTTTGTATATGTAAGAAAGAAGAAACTACAATTATTTTCAAGCGTGAACCTGATGTAATAGAAACATGATCGAGAAGATCGTAATCGTGATCGATGTTGGCTTCGGGTGGACCGGCGTCGACTCAATGTCGGTAGCCGAGTCCGATTTCGGTGGTCTCGGACCCCATACCGGATCGAATTGGCGGTAGTTAGAGCTATCCTTAAACCGGATCCTGTGGGAAAATTTTGCAATAAATGCATTTGTGAATTGAAAATTTTACAAGAAACAATTACATAAAATTATTTACGGATTCCAAAAAATAGTCAATCATATTAATTCATTTTTGAAGAAACAATTTTACATAAAAATGTTTACGGTGTACAATAAAATGAATATTTTTAAAGGggaatatatatatactattaAATTAGCTAACTTGTTTTGATATTAAAACTAGTTTTAggctcgggcgatgccccgaatTATTATGTGAATAACAATTTTATTAtatgtttaaataaattatgttttaatattatcacaagataattttttggtattatattaatatattttacaaAGATAACACGTAAAAGGTCATAGCTTAATTGGATAATGCTTTAGTGTTGAAACAGGAATTCGCATGTTCGAATCTTACGCAAAAAGATTCGATCtattgaaaagttggcattataatttctttaaagaaaaaaatataattatttatttgtaagatcaattaatattttaaaagggTGTACATTTTACATTTCGATTCGGGCCTCCTAAATTTCAAAATCAGACAATTGattgactcttttttttttttttttttttaatcattttatgtATATTCCGTAGAAAATGACTTAAACAATTCAAATGtatatttatattatcaaaaaagtataatatatgtatatatattatatatataaaggaggcatattttcTTAAATATTACAGCGCCGCCTAGGATTAttattggtttcggccaatgaaaaataagatttctaatttatttttgaattaaaaaaatcaagtgccacgtagataattaattaggtgccacgtagatattttaattaattaattactaatatatacaactctatCTAGAACTCTAACAATTAaacctaaaataaaattcatcca
This Spinacia oleracea cultivar Varoflay chromosome 6, BTI_SOV_V1, whole genome shotgun sequence DNA region includes the following protein-coding sequences:
- the LOC110785320 gene encoding uncharacterized protein, producing MTKEEAQKEIKMGDASDFVMVEKEELRCKEETNVVEKENLKEYDIPIHVEVEETGKVEKSNKCELENEEIMDNGQEKNIGDSVRVKKVESNEMDSTNNKEKKIEQLKTEDLKEESVQQQVIENDKDKKRKKKEEKEDELKDRSVDEKQKEKEDGKKIKAEKKVEKKQKAAENVDDKAEESDEELDKEKDKKGDKKKKKKDKKLEDEVQVSEDGNVNTKDEKEQKKKEKDEEKHKEKEKKKNKNKQDGKTKEESEEKKEKEMKKKQKDKKPKGEDEKKEKKDEVVEGSEKHESKKDKEVEHEEAEGSEEELAKEKDKKGDKKNEKEDKKHEVEDEVKVQSEHGKEKEKDKKNKKKEKKDDDKGKKEKKTNMENCEIKESSKEKSAEEEGNSEKKDKKHKSKDIERETKDEAGSKEDGEKENKKDKLKNKSEYEKTRDFAEEAEEQQDKKEGKKEKKKDKKKHKVGDKSEGESEAERKTEEVEGKKKLKKDKKLKGESHVEDESAEDIEDKKEKKKDKKKSKDDQKCKDEIASRDITSDKDLEDIDEEEQKKEKKKKKKEKSKKDEEGGNVKDLEKLKKKLGKVEGKIEALLIEKVNLLSQIKEAEDKNRALVDTVKEVQGASSTVQTGKMKEVVTKSNDHTEKHADVVVLVSEDVKLEKAELEHFVLPDKSKDVSITEV